A window of the Streptomyces sp. NBC_00454 genome harbors these coding sequences:
- a CDS encoding NADH-quinone oxidoreductase subunit N translates to MTVLRPISSTVIAAADTPGLAQSVDWLAIAPVVITAAVGLIVLVADLFVPERRKPLLGWISVAGLAAATATLLPLRAGDRTTFCLTGPGTADPGSCSYAADHFALVVQFLVLGGALVTALLSLTTVREARMPAGEYWFLLLSSAAGAALLPASRDLATLIVALEVASLPAFALVGMRRGDRLSSEAALKFFLSSVTATAVSLMGVSFVYAATGSLHLDQVADGLEHVPGQLDTLAMAGVALTLVGFAFKTAAVPFHFWVPDTYVGAPLPVAGYLSVIGKAVGFTGLILVTVIAFPAYSDVWGPALAVLAALTMTLGNAAALRQSADRPNGAVRLLAWSSVGQAGYLLVPIAAAAYAGRDQIGSTVAYALMYAAVNLGAFAVAALVARTKPLHRLADYRGLYAERPLAALALAFFLLCLAGLPPGIIGLFAKVTVFRSAVDAGLGWLAVVMAVNVVVALYYYLRWTALLFRTPEGAAAQEGAKPRTGTPWPVTAAIVLTAATALVLSGAPQLVLRFATGSLFPL, encoded by the coding sequence ATGACGGTCCTTCGCCCCATCTCCAGCACTGTCATCGCCGCGGCCGACACCCCCGGCCTGGCCCAGTCCGTCGACTGGCTCGCCATCGCGCCCGTGGTCATCACCGCGGCCGTCGGCCTGATCGTCCTGGTCGCCGACCTCTTCGTACCCGAGCGCCGCAAGCCGCTGCTCGGCTGGATCTCCGTCGCCGGACTGGCCGCCGCGACCGCCACCCTGCTGCCGCTGCGCGCGGGCGACCGTACGACCTTCTGCCTCACCGGACCCGGCACCGCCGACCCCGGCTCGTGCAGCTACGCCGCCGACCACTTCGCGCTGGTCGTCCAGTTCCTCGTCCTGGGCGGCGCCCTGGTCACCGCCCTGCTGTCGCTCACCACCGTCCGCGAAGCCCGCATGCCGGCCGGCGAGTACTGGTTCCTGCTGCTCTCCTCCGCCGCCGGCGCGGCCCTGCTGCCCGCCTCCCGCGACCTCGCCACCCTGATCGTCGCCCTCGAAGTCGCCTCGCTGCCCGCCTTCGCCCTCGTCGGCATGCGCCGCGGCGACCGGCTCTCCTCCGAGGCCGCCCTCAAGTTCTTCCTGTCCTCGGTCACCGCCACCGCCGTGTCGCTGATGGGCGTCAGCTTCGTCTACGCCGCCACCGGCTCCCTCCACCTCGACCAGGTCGCCGACGGGCTCGAACACGTTCCCGGGCAGCTCGACACCCTCGCCATGGCCGGCGTCGCGCTCACCCTCGTCGGCTTCGCCTTCAAGACCGCCGCCGTCCCCTTCCACTTCTGGGTCCCGGACACCTACGTCGGCGCGCCGCTGCCCGTCGCCGGATACCTCTCGGTCATCGGCAAGGCCGTCGGCTTCACCGGCCTCATCCTCGTCACCGTGATCGCGTTCCCCGCCTACTCCGACGTCTGGGGCCCGGCCCTCGCCGTCCTCGCCGCGCTCACCATGACCCTGGGCAACGCCGCCGCGCTGCGCCAGTCCGCCGACCGCCCGAACGGCGCCGTACGGCTGCTCGCCTGGTCCTCGGTCGGACAGGCCGGCTACCTGCTGGTCCCGATCGCCGCCGCCGCGTACGCCGGGCGCGACCAGATCGGCTCCACCGTCGCCTACGCCCTCATGTACGCGGCCGTGAACCTCGGCGCCTTCGCCGTGGCCGCCCTGGTGGCCCGCACGAAGCCCCTGCACCGGCTCGCCGACTACCGGGGCCTGTACGCCGAGCGCCCGCTCGCCGCCCTCGCGCTGGCCTTCTTCCTGCTCTGCCTCGCCGGTCTGCCGCCGGGCATCATCGGGCTGTTCGCGAAGGTCACCGTCTTCCGGTCGGCCGTCGACGCGGGGCTGGGCTGGCTCGCCGTGGTCATGGCCGTCAACGTGGTCGTCGCCCTGTACTACTACCTGCGCTGGACGGCCCTGCTCTTCCGCACCCCGGAGGGGGCCGCCGCGCAGGAGGGCGCGAAGCCCCGTACGGGGACGCCGTGGCCGGTCACCGCCGCCATCGTGCTCACCGCGGCCACCGCCCTGGTCCTCTCGGGCGCCCCCCAGCTGGTCCTGCGCTTCGCCACGGGCAGCCTCTTCCCGCTGTAG